gggagtaaaccagtggatagaagaccttcttctccggctttccctctgtgtaactctaagtaaaataaacaaatctttataaaaaaaaatgttgctactCAGACACCAAAATAGGATTATAGATTCCTAAAATAGTGTTCTATCTGaaaacctttatttaaaaattgccttAAGAACACTTCCTCAGATGTATGTTTATTAAATGGTACCTCATCTATGAAAACTTGACATAAAGCTTGATTGATAGTAAGAATTAACAAAAGTATCAAATATTccaagtatttcatttttaactccaATGTCATATATAAAACAACTCTCCTCAGGAACTAgtagaattcatttttttaaaagttttttcccccctctttctgTTGACATAGTTGTGAACCTTAATATGTCCTATGCAGCTTTTGTTATTGAAAACAAGAGAATATGGTACGCAGAATTAATGGAACTGTGATGGATCCTAATATCAGTAAGACATAGATAATCTTCCCATCCATCAAGGATAGTAATGATCTCCTACTATATGTGAAGAGGAGTATTTGTACTCCTGAGTAACACACAACCTGAAATCAAAGCATCTAACCCCCCAAAAAAGCGCTTAGTATGCAAGAAAGGATGCGTTCCCTTTCTTTCAACACTTGTTTGGAAAATAGGTAGTTGAAGATCCAATGGAAATATACGATGGTATATTTTAACACCAGAATTGTTATTAAAGACCAGGTGCCAGGATGACACTTGCAAATACTTTCTGAACACAGTACCTTGGATGAATAAATGAAGTTGCAGGTAATGACGAGGAATTCTCTCGCCGAACAGTGCATGAGATGGGTGTGAATCCCCTCATTGGTGTTGTTCTCGAAATAAATGTCAGTTGAGTCCTAAAAATGATTTTCCTTCTGAAAACCTGCaggtacaaattttaaaatagatataaCAAGCCCATGATGCCTACATAAATttgtagagaaaaatcttcataaaaagtttttttaaagaaataatccaAATTCCCTTAAAGGAATAAATTCAGGTGAGAATTTACCTATACACATAGAGGAAAGCCTGTTATAAAGCTGGAAAATCTGTTACATCTGGGCATAATACATAAAGCACAGGACCCCCTTGGAAGGGTCAACAGAATCCAAATTCATTTCTTATACAGCACAATGTAATTCTTCAAGGGTCAGTGCTGAAAAATCAATGAAGCCATTTCTCTTACAATTATATTCTGTGCTTAAATTCTATGTTTTCCTTAAATGTTTTACTATTTTTGTCTTCCTAACAGCCATGATTTTCTTTATGAAAACAGACATGCCTTGCATTATGAAACAGCAAAATACTGACAAAGATGGTGACATATAAGTCAATACAAATAATACAAAGGCTGAAAAGAGTGAAAGAGTTGATGGTTCATCAAATGCTTTTATAATCATATtcactgaatattttattttttatgtaattttGTGTCCAAGATTTCCTTTGGCTAGTTGATGAATATTAATTTACTCTAATATTAAAGActataatatatttttagaacTGCTTTCTTCATGAGAGATCTACTCATTCTGAAATGCAGAGGGAAACCTAGTTAAGTCATAAACTCTGATTACACTGTTAGTTACAGACAGACTTAGTTTAAGATTTGCTTATAGCACCTATGAATGTTTTTTCTCATTGcctaacaaaaaaggaaaatacttgGCTTATAAAAGTCCTCACATTTCTACTCTCATTCTATTCACAATAAAAGCAGAATATTACAATTCACttcaggaaaaataattttttatctcCTGATACATTGATCTCTAAGTtgcaaatataataataaaaatcagatGAGTCTTGCAACAAGGACCCTCTTTGAGGCAGCGAGTCCCTAGGCTGAAGAAATTGTGAATAATGACTCAGTGGGCTATAGCAGTAATCGCTCTTACCTGAGATTTAATGTCACAGTCTGAAGTGGGATACAAGAATACATACATATCTTCGTACACGTTGGTCACAGGGCATCCATGGCCCAGAAACACCTCATCAGAGAGCAAATACCAATCACCAATGGTCAGGGCTTTAAGGTTGACTTGTAACCAAGTGAGGGTACAGTGGACCTCCAGGACTGAAAGAACCAAGAATGAATTAATCCAGGTGTGCCCTGGTTCAACTCAGACCCTTATAAGGTCTGAGGACCTCATATATCACCCGAGGTCCTTATATATAAGGACCCTATAAATCACCTTCTTGACCTACAGAGATCAAAGAAAATGTATCCAAAGCATAAAACAAATCTTAGCACAAATAAGCAAGCTAAGCAGGTTGGAAAACCAGTGTGAGCAATAGGAAACTATTAGGAGGAAGGGCTACAGCAAGAAGGCTCAGGCCCAGTCACTCTCAGAGCAGTCCTGCATAGAAATGACCTTTGTGTACACTTTTTTCTGATTGTGGTAACAAATAACTagagtacaaaaatgtaatgTATGTGAGTGAAATCGACATGCCGAGATTTGATTATCGTTTACAGTGCTTGTCTATACTGCTGGGGGGACAGTGATCTTTcatactacttgttgaattctttaatgAAGGATTCAGCTTATGATTTTATGATTCTGACGTAAAAAATATCTCctcaaaaaaagattaaaagaaaaacaagaggaggaggaaggatgaCAAGGAGGGAGGGTTCATTGTGTTCTTAAAACTGTGTGATGTatggccctgcacagtagcctagcagctaaagttctctccttatacgtgccaggatcccatatgggtgccagttcctgtcccagcagccccacttcccatccagctccctgattgtggcctggaaaagcagtcacagacggtccaaagccttgggaccctgcacccgcgtgggagactcagaggaggccccgtgttcctgacttcagtttggcacagttctggccattgggaccacttggggaatgaatcagcgggtggaagatcttcctctgtctctcttcctctctgtgtatctgactttccaataaaaatttaaaaaaaagaaaaactgaaatacataaaatctctttatatgaacttaaaaaaaaaaaactaaaactaaagtaGCAGACAAGGAAGTTTTTTCTGAAACTGCTGCTCCAAGTCAAACCATCACCTTCATCCTGTCACAGTggggtaagctgctgcctgtgacactggcatcccaatcaAGGCCCAGCTGGTCTGCTTC
The sequence above is a segment of the Ochotona princeps isolate mOchPri1 chromosome 4, mOchPri1.hap1, whole genome shotgun sequence genome. Coding sequences within it:
- the LOC105941842 gene encoding putative oocyte-secreted protein 1 homolog, which gives rise to MKTLLTLSLVHLLVAVTFWRHGESKVLEVHCTLTWLQVNLKALTIGDWYLLSDEVFLGHGCPVTNVYEDMYVFLYPTSDCDIKSQVFRRKIIFRTQLTFISRTTPMRGFTPISCTVRRENSSSLPATSFIHPRYCVQKAGRMVGISNLPRILQQYKMRKHMLLNV